In Armatimonadota bacterium, the genomic stretch CCGTATCGTGTAGACCGAATGCTCACTTCGCTCTGGCTCAGAGGAGAGCTGCAAAAGCTGAAGGGAATCGTTTTCGGCGATTTTCGGCTGCCTCGCGACGAGCCGGTCGATCCGGGCCCGGACTCTTTTTCGATGGACCAAGTATTCGATAATCTGCGGATGTGGGTGAAGTGCCCGATTTTTTGTGGACTCCATGCAGGGCATATTCGCGACAAGCTGACTTTTCCGATTGGGGGAATGGTTGAGATGGACGCCGATGCACGAAGCTTACGATTCCTTGATTAGTCTCGCTGCTCTCGCCGGGCGGGCGAGACGCCCCGACTTCTTCGGGATGTACCACCTGCGGTCCCAGTAGATGCTTCACATAGCCAACGGTGCATAATCATAGTCAGTATGTTGGCGCTCCTCTTGCTTGCCCTGAACAAAGCCGCCATCGTCGATATGAAGGTTGACGCCACAAAGACCGGCGTCAAGGTGAGCCCGAGCCTCTACGGAATCTTTTTTGAAGAGATTAACTGTGCCGGCGATGGCGGAATTTATCCGGAGTTGGTGCGGAATCGGTCGTTTGAGGATAGCGACAAACTGGTCGATTGGAAAGTCGTCAAGGGTTCAGCCCGGGTGAGCAACGGAGCTGCCGAACTTGCTCCGGGGACGGTACTTACCAACCCTGGCTTCTACGGCATGAACGTCGTGAAGAATGACCGCTACCAATTTACGCTGCGCTACTCGGCTCCGGAAGATTTGATGGTCACGGTGATGTTCGAGGGAACCGGACAACCGCAGTCGAAGACGGTGGTTCTGAAAGCGGCCACTGAGGGGACGAAGACGTTTGACTACGAGGCAGTAGCGACCGACCCCAAATCGTCGCTGTGGTTAGCGACCGATAAAGCCGTGAAGCTCGATTTCGTCAGTGTTTTCCCTAAGAAGACCTTCAAGAACCGCGAGAATGGGCTTCGCCCAGATTTGATGAACTTGCTGACGGAGATGAAGCCGAGCTTCATGCGCTTCCCCGGTGGGTGTTGGGTCGAAGGCGATACGATGGCGTTCGCCATGCGCTGGAAAACGACGATCAACGATTTGCACTTACGAAAAACCCTGCCCAACATCTGGGGTTATGTGAGCACCAACGGCTTGGGCTACCACGAGTACTTGCAGATGTGTGAGGACCTCAAGGCCGACCCCCTGTTCGTGGTGAATGTCGGAATGTCGCACAAAGAAGTCGTCCCCATGGACAAGATGGGTGAGTTTGTAGACGACGCGCTCGATGCGATTGAGTACGCAAATGGCCCTGTTACATCGCAGTGGGGCGCGGTTAGAGCTAAGAATGGACATCCAAAGCCGTTCAACTTGAAGTACTTGGAGATTGGCAACGAGAATGGAGGGCCAGCCTACAACGAGCGGTACAAGCTGTTCTATGACGCGGTGAAAGCTAAGTACCCAAGCGTCATCACCATTGCGAACCTCTGGGGTGGACTACCGACCAGCGCACCCATCGAAGTGATCGACGAACATTACTACAACAACCCGTCGTTCTTCTTCCGGAACGCGAATCGCTACGACAACTACGACCGAAAAGGTCCAAAGATTTATGTCGGCGAGTACGCCGTCACAAGCGGTTGCGGAAACGGCAACCTCATTGCCGCGCTGAGCGAGGCGGCGTTTATGACCGGAATGGAGCGCAACAGCGACGTTGTTACAATGTCGTCGTATGCTCCGCTATTTGCAAACGTCGATAAGAAAGCTTGGAACCCGGATCTGATCTACTTCAATTCAAACCAGGCCGCCGGAACTCCGTCTTACTTCGTTCAGAAGATGTTTGCTCGGAATCGACCGGATGTCACGGTCGAGACCGACGTTCCCAAACTTCCAGAAGTGAAGAGCTACTTCCAACCAGGTGGAGTCGGGATCGGTACCTGGATCACCAAGGCCGAGTTCAAGGAGATGTCGGTCACCGAAAACGGCAAAACGACCCAACTCGACCCGGCGGCATTCAAGAAGGAGCGTGGAGATTGGACGATCAAGGATGGAGTTGCCACCCAGAATTCGATGAGCGAGCGATGTCGGCTCGTCTTGCCGATGCCTAAGTCGAACACGTATACGTTCCGAACCAAGGCACGCAAGATCAGCGGAAACGAAGGGTTCCTGCTCACCGTCGGTCACCAGGATGAGTCCCGATGGGTCTGGCTGAACCTCGGTGGTTGGCGCAACACTGAACACGGCGTTGAGTGGAACGGCTCGGGGCGGATCACGAACAATATTCCAGGCAAGATTGAAGCTGGTCGATGGTACGACATCGAGATCGACTACTCGCCTGAGCGAATAGTCTGCAGACTGGATGGTGAGAAAATCTTTGACGAAAAGGCTCCCAGTAGTCCGGTCTTTTTCCAAACCGCCGGGATTGATCGGCAGGCGAACGAACTCATCATCAAGGTCATCAACGGCAGTGGGGGATCAGTCAGCACCAATTTGAATCTGCAAGGTGCAAAACCTGATGGCGTAGCTAAGATTGAGATCCTTCGCCACGACGACCCGATGGCAGAAAACACGCTGGACAATCCGAGAAATGTCGCTCCAATGCAGTCGAAACAGAGATACTCTGGTGGGCGACTCATGTACGATGCAAAGCCTTACTCACTGGGCATTGTTCGGGTTCCGCTACGATAAGTCGGAAGTCTTAAACTCGAGGATGGCTGGCTCGAAAGGGAAGCCTTCCTTGCTTTCATAGGACTCGCCATACATGTTTCCAAACTGATACCTGTACGCCTTGTTTGGTTCCAGTTTTAGGTTGAATTCGACTGACGTGCCATCGGGACTCCAATGGCCTCCGGAGGACCCGTCGGGCCAAGGCGTTAAGGTAGCGCCGATGAGTCCCTTGCGACCTGCGATCATAGGGCGATCAAACTTGACTTTCAGGATGTTGACGC encodes the following:
- a CDS encoding alpha-L-arabinofuranosidase C-terminal domain-containing protein; the protein is MLALLLLALNKAAIVDMKVDATKTGVKVSPSLYGIFFEEINCAGDGGIYPELVRNRSFEDSDKLVDWKVVKGSARVSNGAAELAPGTVLTNPGFYGMNVVKNDRYQFTLRYSAPEDLMVTVMFEGTGQPQSKTVVLKAATEGTKTFDYEAVATDPKSSLWLATDKAVKLDFVSVFPKKTFKNRENGLRPDLMNLLTEMKPSFMRFPGGCWVEGDTMAFAMRWKTTINDLHLRKTLPNIWGYVSTNGLGYHEYLQMCEDLKADPLFVVNVGMSHKEVVPMDKMGEFVDDALDAIEYANGPVTSQWGAVRAKNGHPKPFNLKYLEIGNENGGPAYNERYKLFYDAVKAKYPSVITIANLWGGLPTSAPIEVIDEHYYNNPSFFFRNANRYDNYDRKGPKIYVGEYAVTSGCGNGNLIAALSEAAFMTGMERNSDVVTMSSYAPLFANVDKKAWNPDLIYFNSNQAAGTPSYFVQKMFARNRPDVTVETDVPKLPEVKSYFQPGGVGIGTWITKAEFKEMSVTENGKTTQLDPAAFKKERGDWTIKDGVATQNSMSERCRLVLPMPKSNTYTFRTKARKISGNEGFLLTVGHQDESRWVWLNLGGWRNTEHGVEWNGSGRITNNIPGKIEAGRWYDIEIDYSPERIVCRLDGEKIFDEKAPSSPVFFQTAGIDRQANELIIKVINGSGGSVSTNLNLQGAKPDGVAKIEILRHDDPMAENTLDNPRNVAPMQSKQRYSGGRLMYDAKPYSLGIVRVPLR